The Brachypodium distachyon strain Bd21 chromosome 4, Brachypodium_distachyon_v3.0, whole genome shotgun sequence nucleotide sequence TCGAATACCACTGCCATGCCTATTGACATGTGGAATCCATAATGACAGTGCAGGAACCACACCCCTGGGTTATCTGTGACAAATCGGATGGCCGCCCACCCACTAGACGGCACAAGGACGGTGTTCCTCACCGGCGGATCCACCAGGTTGTACCTCCCCACGTCCCTCTCGGCATTGTAGTTGCCAAGCCCCTGTGCGAGAACAAAGAAGTCGTGCCCGTGGAGGTGCATTGGGTTGGAGTCACTTTGCAGTACGGTCGTGCTCTGAAACACAATCTCCACCGTGGTGTTGAACCGAAACCTCCTTACAGTCGTTGCAATCAACGTGGACTCCAATGCTGCCTCCTCACTGCCCTCTGAGATCATCGCTCGGTCAGTGAAGTTGTACACAATAGGTGGCTTGTCAGGCAGTTTGTGCAGCATGCCTGCATTGCTCATGTTACCACGATAGTGTGCTTCAAGTAATGACACATTGCTAGGGAACTCAAAGGATATGTTGTTCATGGTGGCTGCCAAGATTGAACCGTTTAACTTGCTGCAGGGCAATGATGGTGATGGCACGTGGCCTCCTCTGCAGATGACACCAAGAGCAAGGCTGATGAACAAGTGCTCGTCGACGTGCACCGGCACTGGCAGGTGAGCAAAGGAGCCAGTCATGTTTCCATGGAAATAGAAGGATGCAATCGTGTTATGCTGGTCAGGCATCTCTGGTGCCATTACCGAAGCACCGAGAGTTAGAGCTTGTTCTTTGCTTGGATTGTAATTGTACTTCACCAGCACTCGTGAGCTAAGTGGTGGGATTTGTATGTCAGGCGGTGGTTGTTGGTTACCCAAGGCCACCATGTAGTACTTGCCGGGAGGCGCATCAGCGAGTACAATTGCATCCACCGACTCCCCAGGTGCAATTGCGATGATATCGGTGGTGTATGGCTTGACATAGTTAGCATCGGCGGCCACAACCGTGAACCTGTGGCCAGCGATCTTGAGGTAGTACTCTGAGAAAAGCGCAGCATTCACTATCCGCAACAAGTACGTCTTGCCTTGCTCTACCTCTATGATGAAATTGTCTTCCAAGGCACCTTCACAACCGGAATCACACAAATGCACTGTTAAATTAACATGTTAGAATAATCTGTGCACACAAGAACAAACTAAAATTTAAACGCGCACATCGGGAATGCACCGACGGAGGGCATAATCTCGATCGGTTTTGTGAAACAAACAAATGTTCAatgttatttattttttgaatgaAATGGAAATAGCCctaaataaattaattaatacTATATTCTTATACTAGTTCTTTCAGCAATAATGACAGTAATTACCTGAACAATTATAGAGATCTCCAAGCTTTCCATTGATCGTAGTATTAACGGGATTGTAATCGACACCATCGCCCAACGTTGTGTCCAACTTAACCAGGTCCACCTCCCACCACTCACCTACAATCGCCAAGAaatttatgcatgcatgcatgtcaaaGCACTCCTCAGACAGAAGTTACAACTCTCTACGATAATGCCAGGCATAATCATCTCGCAAAGTAACTGCAACATGCGCAAACCTATAAAAATGGGGATCTCCTTGTGGGGCTCGGGGAATGGGTAAGAAGTGACACCGGATCTTGGCCGGATGATGAGTGCGCCATGGACAGTTGCCCGGAAAGACGCAACATGGGCATGCCACCACAGCGTGCCCTCCTGCCCGGCGACATTGAACCGGTAAGTGAAGTTTCTGCCCGGCTGGATCGGGCACTGGGTTACCATGTCTACTCCATCTGCCCAGCAGTTTAACCGTTGCTTGACCCCGTGCCTGCACATAATCACTATCGAGTGTTAGAAATCGAGACCAGCAGTTAAAGGAAAGTAGATCAAATGGAGGTATTAAATTTTACTTGAAAAACATTGCCGGGGAAAGACCACGGCCGCGGAATGGCGCGCAATTTTGTTTGTATCATGAATGTATTGGCTAGAAGAAATATGTGTTTTAAGAAATGTTTTACCATCACCTATATTCTCGATCTTATGTTATATAATACATATTCATTCTAACAAATTAATAACACAGAAAACAAGTGGTGCTTTCTGAAAGAACAAAGATGACACATCGCCTGGACCAACTGAgtcttttataagagtaaagatcAAAGATCGTTAGTAACACTACAGATGAATTTGTACTATGCCAAAGCTCTAAAAAAGATTGACAAGCCAAAAATGAACGAACGAGTCAGCATTAATTTCGGGATAACTAGCATTCGGCAGAACGAAGATATACCGGTAGAGGGTTTACCAAATTTAATAGCTCTTACCAATGGATTGTTAGTCCATACGGCGACTTGTTTACAAGATGAACAACCACGGAATCACCTTCAGTCACCTCGATCGCGGGGCCTGGGAGCTGCCCGTTCACCACTGTAACTAGCGTGTCCCCCCTGCATGCTCGATTCATCTTCACCTGGCTCACCTGTGAATGTGATTCACCATGGTTAATTAGACAGAACTTTCACCCATTCAAGACAGGCCAGGGAGAGAGGAAAACTTATAAGTGATTCACGTACGACGAACGTGTGCTCAACGACCGCCGCGTCGCCACCGGAGAGCAcggcaaggaagaagaagacagccACAGAAGTGGCGGAGAGGGCCATGGCTGCCATGCATGGCTTCTCTGGACCATGCCAACAGTATATAAAGTAGTATCCTCCgtaaaataagtgacgtgaaattgtataaatttttataCAGAGATgcacgtcatttattttgaaatgggTGGAGTATAATTTTATTGTAAAATTGGTGCTCCCAGGGGTGCGGTGTGGACATAGTTAGTTCGGGCGTGGCCGGCCAACCAAAACTCACCTGCAAATTAACAAATAGACGCGTGAGAAACCTGCTCTCGCCTGAAAAGAACTTTATGGCACTCTTCTATACTATAATCTAAGAACACGCGCATGTGTAGTCCATGTACAGATGTACTGTTAGTATTTTACTCCATTTTTTAATTGAAGAGATAACCTGcatggtgcatgcatgccatcaaaGGTGATGGACACGGCGTCCGTTTAGTTGGACGGCCGGCCCCGTGCATTGAATATTTGCAGCTGTGTTTTAATTGGATGAACCCCATCTCCTTTCGTTGGCGTTGGTCGCGGTTATGACATCTCCGATAGTTGTAACATAGTTGTTGGTTATTTTGTCACTTAATGCCTATGTTTTATATTAGATTAACAATATAGCTGATACACATGCT carries:
- the LOC100842590 gene encoding laccase-15 isoform X2 — its product is MAAMALSATSVAVFFFLAVLSGGDAAVVEHTFVVSQVKMNRACRGDTLVTVVNGQLPGPAIEVTEGDSVVVHLVNKSPYGLTIHWHGVKQRLNCWADGVDMVTQCPIQPGRNFTYRFNVAGQEGTLWWHAHVASFRATVHGALIIRPRSGVTSYPFPEPHKEIPIFIGEWWEVDLVKLDTTLGDGVDYNPVNTTINGKLGDLYNCSGALEDNFIIEVEQGKTYLLRIVNAALFSEYYLKIAGHRFTVVAADANYVKPYTTDIIAIAPGESVDAIVLADAPPGKYYMVALGNQQPPPDIQIPPLSSRVLVKYNYNPSKEQALTLGASVMAPEMPDQHNTIASFYFHGNMTGSFAHLPVPVHVDEHLFISLALGVICRGGHVPSPSLPCSKLNGSILAATMNNISFEFPSNVSLLEAHYRGNMSNAGMLHKLPDKPPIVYNFTDRAMISEGSEEAALESTLIATTVRRFRFNTTVEIVFQSTTVLQSDSNPMHLHGHDFFVLAQGLGNYNAERDVGRYNLVDPPVRNTVLVPSSGWAAIRFVTDNPGVWFLHCHYGFHMSIGMAVVFEVDNGQTLNTTLAPPPADLPICEQHDSSVAYE
- the LOC100842590 gene encoding laccase-15 isoform X1; the protein is MAAMALSATSVAVFFFLAVLSGGDAAVVEHTFVVSQVKMNRACRGDTLVTVVNGQLPGPAIEVTEGDSVVVHLVNKSPYGLTIHWHGVKQRLNCWADGVDMVTQCPIQPGRNFTYRFNVAGQEGTLWWHAHVASFRATVHGALIIRPRSGVTSYPFPEPHKEIPIFIGEWWEVDLVKLDTTLGDGVDYNPVNTTINGKLGDLYNCSVHLCDSGCEGALEDNFIIEVEQGKTYLLRIVNAALFSEYYLKIAGHRFTVVAADANYVKPYTTDIIAIAPGESVDAIVLADAPPGKYYMVALGNQQPPPDIQIPPLSSRVLVKYNYNPSKEQALTLGASVMAPEMPDQHNTIASFYFHGNMTGSFAHLPVPVHVDEHLFISLALGVICRGGHVPSPSLPCSKLNGSILAATMNNISFEFPSNVSLLEAHYRGNMSNAGMLHKLPDKPPIVYNFTDRAMISEGSEEAALESTLIATTVRRFRFNTTVEIVFQSTTVLQSDSNPMHLHGHDFFVLAQGLGNYNAERDVGRYNLVDPPVRNTVLVPSSGWAAIRFVTDNPGVWFLHCHYGFHMSIGMAVVFEVDNGQTLNTTLAPPPADLPICEQHDSSVAYE